The genomic DNA acattggcatactcgaccagtataacacatggaagttggtcgcaagatggtgaagttcgttttgacgatcgagtcgtgattaTGGCGCCGTTGGGCGAAGATAAGTAAGTAAGtagagggaggtcggacagtgggtcgagggtgggaagcttgaggcagatagtgcagtggaccaaagatggaaaagttgagggagatagggcaatgagtcgaggataaaaagattgaaggggataggaaggtttgGGGAattaggacagtggatcgaggataggaaggttgaaggagatagggcggtgggtcgaggataggatagTTGAGGGAGTTGGAGCGGTTGGCctaggcgagggagacagggcagtggatcgagaataggaaagtggagggagatagggcaatcgGCCGAGAATTGcattgggatgaatgattgaatttttatggttgtgaatattacctcgttttgtcagttttcgcgtgttatttgttagattttaattgtgttttggtaaatataagtcctaaactcgcaaaaccattcttgaaataagtaccaataatttttcaatggtaaagtgtaaagaggaagaattcaaaagatcaaaagtcggggaaacattcgttacttagttgttcgcattgctatatccttctacgtacactttaggttcttaaagtgctccgtacggagcctcaggagacgcttagggcctccgcgagctattcgtttactcggaaactgtcctcgacccactgccctatgtccatatacttacctatcctcgacccactgcccgaacTCCCTGatctttcctatcctcgacccactgccctgtctccctaaaccttcctatcctcgaccctctacgctatctctctatcctcgacccactaccctatctccccaacttcccattctcgacccaccgccctatctgccacaacttacttatctttgacctacagtgctacactattcagtacctgacctaacggcgctttattcacgacccgatcaccacactgaactttactatcttgcgaccaacttccattggttatactggtcgtgtaggccaatgagatgattcatttgtacgtcaacaaaacatgattgacggaattcgtaaatgtaggcttgaatctcaaattgtaaacaataaccataattggcagttaaaaaatgtgttactaattgggctactgatggtttcttgttgagaatgacagttttctaaattttaacaagccgtttgatgcccttaataattggccatgtcgtgattcttgtgacaatatgatgctgatccgaaataagcaatagtgctctggtccgtataaagtatttttttcaacttttcatagtaaaagcgatgccaaagattacgtacgaactgcgtcctttgcaacttcattaagttgcagataatttAAGCTCAATTtcgggactatacgctgaattaaagggcaaattgagattccagcctacatttacgaatgccttcaataatgttttgtcgacgtacgattgaatcggGTTGACTGTATATTATGTATATCTTCACtgactctaaagtctaaaccagaggtaggcaaacttttgtcgttcgcggccaaaattaaaagttgcaagtcattgacggGAGCACGTATATTTAGAAAGTTAAACACTCTAGGTTTGTCATAAATACCTAAGATATCTTGGGCTCACAAGCAGAAAGCATCGCAAAACGCTATCACCGAGAAAGACACCCATATGTGGCAATGTGTTCTCAATGAATTGTATTGAAAGAAAACATGTGTAACAGTCATTGACAGATCCAATAAAACGTGTATCTACTATCTACGCGAAGCTACACGCGGCTATTTTACGAGTTGCTTAAACGTGTAAACTTGTATATCTGGTATAAACTACAGATCATTTTGGATAATTAGTACGCTGGGTAATGGAAAAGTCCCATAATATACAACTGTTTCAGAGGACCTTCGTCGAACCCATGGAATAGCTTCaccgaaccccaggggttcgatcgaacccaagTTAAGAAACACTGCTTTATACGCAAAAACCCTGCACTAAAACAGGAGGGGTCATtctattattattcatattacaatgtatcaaatttcatattatCTACGCGATGATCTTAGTTTAAATGAATTCAACTGAATGTGACTTATGGATTGAAATTGATCAAGCTGGATCAGCCGTAAACGTGAATAACGTTACCGTAATATTTGTAAATACTGCAACTTTCGCATAGCACACGTTAGCAAAATCAAAGCGGAAGCTGTCAACAACAAGGAAATaatactaataataataaataaatcatacaCAACAGTGAATGACTTTTTTCATCATGTTGTCCTCTTTGGTGATTTTCTTAAATAATTGATGTGTTTTTTTCTACAGTCTCCTTTATTCCCAGAACAGAGAAATCGCGTTTTGCACTGATATGATGGAGTTTGGAAGCAACATAAAAACAGATAATAGAAATAATATTCAACTGTTTTTCCGCTAATATACTCCCCATGTTTATTACATCTTTTACTTTACCAACAAATTGTCGCAAAAAATCAtcttctattacaagttcttcTGAACTTTGCGTCTTCAGATGTTTGCATATTGAAGCCAGAGCATTTCTTACTCTGTCTCCACCTTCCATGTTCTTGTCGCGAATGTCTACTATTATCTTATTGTAGAGTGTCTCCCATGTTTTACTAACTACTGATAAAACGTTGGCCCAATCGTCTTTAATTTCTTCCGGTATTGCAACCACTGTCGAAtgaaaagttgaatatataTGTTGACATTTTATAACAAGCATAGAGCACGAAGTCTAAATCTGACCAATCAACCAGTAGAGTTTTGACTTATAGCACGTTGATTGATATTGATAAATGTCAATTTATATGCAAAATTGAAGCATATTATTCTGTACCTTTTTTCCGGTATATGCGGATAAATTTGGACGCTTCTTCATTTTCATGTAATAGTGCTTCGTGTCCTTTATCAGCCATTTCGTTGAGTTGATATCTGTACATCGTTTCTGTGCCTCCGCCAGAAGTTTGGCTTTCTGTGACCACAGAGAGTCGTCATTCCTACTTTCAACCATGAACAGCCGTTGTTCATGGCAACaaatataaagataaaaatCGGTAGATAGGTTTGATTGGGATTGGGAACAAGTTACATTTATTGATAAAGGACTAAAAGAAGTCTCAGTGAGAACTTTGTAACTAACATCATGATCCAATTTTAATCAAAGCACTAATCTAACATTTCCTCTTCCGTTCATTTCAGTTTATCAAACAACACACGAGAAGAGCAACAACTTGtacttatttaatttaattagcACTTTATCTGTTGACCCCCTGAGTTCCCGCTGTGGACCCCTGTGGGTCCACTTGGACCACGTTGAGAAGCCTTGAGGTAAATGAACCGTCATTTCGGGATCAAAGTGTTTCGTGGGAAATCATTTATCATATCGCGTCCTAACCTAATTAAGTACTATAGTCGCTTCTTAATGGTATTGGAAGCATCATTACTAAGGTCGTGTTAATAGCACATTGTTGTTAGATAATTACAAATTTCCCTAGCCAATGTTACGATACCATACTCTCATAATCATTAGAACTCCCTACTCCATTACCAGTGTAAAACCTTACAAGATTGTGATACAATACATACGGTTATGGAGCAAACCAATGCTGTTATCAAAAGTAAGAGTATAAGATAATCAATAAGATATTTCTTTTGGAAGAAAAATAAGTcagaatatatatgtaataactGAAGTCCAAATCTCCAAGATCAATCTAAATTCCGTACTGGCACGCCTTCTAATTTGCCAATCCCTGAAATTGCAGCAGTCTTTTGGCCTCAATAATTGTAGCGTATTTATAAACAGACCCCGTAATAGAAGAACCACGCATCACACATAAACTGTTAAACCGAGCAATTTtcgattcatttttatttgtataaaactGCTAATGCATTTGAATAGCAAAACGTGTATATTCAAAGATATAGCACATTCTGAAGTTAGATTCGCCATCACCTACACTTGTATACAAAGCAATCATCTACATTGTTCTGAATAGCATTTTTCatttaaacacaaaatattagaaagtatattgaatataaatattaagtTTTGTGAATAATTCCGAGCAAGgacgaaaaaacaaaattaccacATCCAGCTACTTGAGCTTTGGCGCTGGTCTAACTTTTTTTTACACTTTACTCTGGTTATTAGCAGTCTATTCATTAACACTGAACTGTATGTAATAGAACAAGAGAAACGTGTTTTCATGTATATAATTATATGTATGTCAATTTTTGCGTATTCTGCTCTTCTCAGATATTCTTTCGTGAGTTTGACTTTTTCATTCATACGGTTTTCACTGGCCCAATCAGTGGCTTTCTCATAAGACTCGACGGCCACCCTGTAATGTTCAATTGCTTCACCAAATTGATTGTTTTCGCTGTAAGCAAGTGAAGCATTGTGATGACAATGTCCGAATACTCGCCGTTT from Styela clava chromosome 12, kaStyClav1.hap1.2, whole genome shotgun sequence includes the following:
- the LOC144430375 gene encoding uncharacterized protein LOC144430375; translation: MYRYQLNEMADKGHEALLHENEEASKFIRIYRKKVVAIPEEIKDDWANVLSVVSKTWETLYNKIIVDIRDKNMEGGDRVRNALASICKHLKTQSSEELVIEDDFLRQFVGKVKDVINMGSILAEKQLNIISIICFYVASKLHHISAKRDFSVLGIKETVEKNTSII